A single region of the Candidatus Paceibacter sp. genome encodes:
- a CDS encoding peptidoglycan DD-metalloendopeptidase family protein — translation MALLLGAVFFLGQVNLAEAGFFYFGSSAEASKLGLASKKETANLQTMPLLESSLSYEVSNHKGGGEIAIVNNNSLLPESGPLGTMADVEELNSDWQINVYVVREGDTLSQIAQMFGVSVNTIIWSNDISRGSSIKPGQTLVILPITGVKYEVKKGDTLKSIAKKLNSDVDEIIKFNGLDADGQLAVGETIIVPNGEMPAPSAPKTTRPGSNPYRGGSGPSYAGYYMKPIAGGVKSQGLHGYNGVDLANSCGTPVLASASGDVIISKAAGWNGGYGNYIVVSHSNGTQTLYSHLSTNIVYPGWRVSQGQVIGYVGSTGKSTGCHLHFEVRGAKNPF, via the coding sequence ATGGCCCTACTTTTAGGAGCTGTTTTCTTTTTAGGGCAGGTTAACCTCGCGGAGGCCGGCTTTTTCTACTTTGGCTCCAGTGCCGAAGCCTCCAAACTCGGGCTTGCCTCAAAAAAAGAAACGGCCAACCTGCAAACGATGCCTCTTCTGGAAAGTTCTTTAAGCTACGAGGTCAGCAACCATAAAGGGGGCGGAGAAATTGCCATAGTCAACAACAACTCGCTTCTTCCGGAGTCCGGCCCGCTTGGCACCATGGCCGACGTGGAAGAATTAAACAGCGACTGGCAGATCAATGTTTATGTGGTGCGCGAGGGTGACACCTTATCACAGATAGCCCAGATGTTCGGAGTTTCCGTCAATACCATAATCTGGTCAAACGACATCTCCCGCGGCAGCTCCATCAAGCCGGGGCAAACGCTGGTCATTCTCCCAATCACCGGAGTAAAGTACGAAGTCAAAAAAGGAGATACGCTTAAGAGTATCGCCAAGAAACTCAACAGCGACGTGGACGAAATAATAAAATTCAACGGCCTGGACGCCGACGGGCAACTGGCAGTCGGGGAAACGATAATCGTTCCCAACGGCGAGATGCCGGCGCCGTCCGCCCCCAAAACAACCAGACCGGGGTCTAATCCCTATCGCGGCGGCAGCGGCCCTTCTTACGCCGGTTATTACATGAAACCGATTGCCGGCGGAGTAAAATCTCAAGGCTTGCACGGATACAACGGCGTTGACCTGGCCAACTCCTGCGGCACTCCGGTTTTAGCCTCCGCTTCCGGCGACGTTATCATCAGCAAAGCGGCCGGCTGGAACGGCGGTTACGGCAATTATATTGTCGTATCTCACTCCAACGGCACCCAGACTTTATACTCACATCTTTCCACTAATATTGTTTATCCAGGCTGGCGCGTCAGCCAGGGTCAGGTCATCGGCTACGTCGGCTCCACCGGCAAATCCACCGGCTGCCATCTGCACTTTGAAGTCAGAGGCGCGAAAAACCCCTTCTAG
- the rpsO gene encoding 30S ribosomal protein S15: MLTTKKKQKIIEEFKVHKSDTGSADVQVALLSQQIEQLVKHLKDHPKDNHSRRGLLKMVADRKALMNYLAKKDKKRHNTLAGKLDLKKK, from the coding sequence ATGCTAACTACCAAAAAGAAGCAGAAAATTATTGAAGAATTCAAGGTTCATAAATCTGATACCGGCTCCGCCGACGTCCAAGTCGCGCTTTTAAGCCAGCAAATTGAACAATTGGTCAAGCATCTCAAAGACCATCCTAAAGACAACCACTCCAGGAGAGGGTTGCTTAAAATGGTGGCCGACAGAAAGGCCCTGATGAACTATCTGGCCAAGAAAGACAAAAAACGCCACAACACTTTGGCCGGAAAGCTTGATTTGAAAAAGAAATAA
- a CDS encoding UvrD-helicase domain-containing protein, with protein sequence MDFLLNGLNEAQKKVVLHKDGPLLVLAGAGSGKTKSISHRIAHMASQGVAPEKILAITFTNKAAGEMRERVFGLLEKIQVVGNSKDGPWKRQHPFVSTFHSLGVYILKKHGSKVGVPANFSILSKEDSLDMVKEAIKELSIDPKQFQPNKMQSLISRQKGDLFDAESYFAEAGSDFFGSVLGKIWKKYEENLREHKALDFDDLVSKVVFLLKKDAEVRDYYQNLWDYILIDEYQDTNKSQYELSKILAARHKNICAVGDMDQCIYAFRGADFRNIINFEKDYPEHVAVALEENYRSTQNILEAAAKIIEKNKVRKPKGLYTKNQKGAEISLFEAMGEYEEAEFVAHKIKEILARGGSPSEISVLFRANFQSRVFEEACLKHGIAYQMLGTQFYERKEIKDVLAYLRAALNREDLLSVKRAVNVPSRGIGKVSLLNKFSGKKLPAAMEKKFEDFFALLDSIKENTGKEKASAAISFIIKKSGLEELLENGDSTDKERLENLKELVSIATRYDNLPEPEGVQKLLEDASLMSAQDAIENKEEKVRLMTAHAAKGLEFKNVFIVGLEEGLFPHSGMGSRDRERDEEERRLFYVAVTRAKEKLFLSFAVSRMIYGGRQMNMPSRFLSDIPDYLYKMEEFRGEPPEEVIRYG encoded by the coding sequence ATGGATTTTTTATTGAACGGGCTCAATGAAGCGCAGAAGAAAGTCGTTTTGCATAAAGACGGACCGCTTTTGGTGCTGGCCGGAGCCGGTTCGGGCAAGACCAAAAGCATCAGCCACCGCATTGCCCACATGGCAAGCCAAGGCGTAGCGCCGGAAAAAATTTTGGCCATCACCTTTACCAACAAAGCGGCCGGAGAGATGAGGGAGAGGGTGTTTGGATTGCTGGAAAAAATTCAGGTTGTGGGCAATTCCAAGGACGGTCCTTGGAAACGGCAGCATCCATTTGTGAGCACGTTCCATTCGCTCGGGGTTTATATTTTAAAAAAGCACGGGAGCAAAGTCGGCGTTCCGGCCAACTTTTCCATTTTAAGCAAAGAAGACAGTCTTGATATGGTCAAAGAGGCGATTAAAGAATTAAGCATTGACCCGAAGCAGTTCCAGCCCAACAAAATGCAGTCGCTCATCTCGCGGCAGAAAGGGGATTTGTTTGACGCCGAATCATATTTTGCCGAAGCCGGTTCCGATTTCTTCGGCTCCGTGTTGGGAAAAATCTGGAAAAAGTACGAAGAAAATCTGCGAGAGCATAAAGCCCTGGACTTTGACGACCTTGTTTCCAAGGTGGTTTTTCTGCTCAAAAAAGACGCGGAAGTAAGGGATTATTATCAAAATTTGTGGGACTATATCCTCATAGACGAATATCAAGACACCAACAAAAGCCAGTACGAGCTGTCCAAGATTCTTGCCGCCAGACACAAAAACATCTGCGCCGTGGGCGATATGGACCAGTGTATCTACGCTTTCCGCGGGGCCGACTTCCGCAACATCATCAATTTTGAGAAGGACTATCCGGAACACGTGGCTGTGGCGCTGGAAGAAAATTACCGTTCCACTCAAAACATCCTGGAAGCGGCGGCAAAAATCATAGAGAAGAACAAAGTCCGCAAGCCGAAAGGTCTTTACACTAAAAACCAAAAAGGCGCCGAGATATCGCTGTTTGAGGCGATGGGCGAGTACGAGGAGGCGGAGTTTGTCGCCCATAAGATAAAAGAAATTTTGGCGCGGGGCGGCTCGCCCTCGGAAATATCCGTGTTGTTTCGCGCTAACTTCCAGTCGCGGGTGTTTGAGGAGGCCTGCCTCAAGCACGGCATAGCCTACCAAATGCTGGGCACCCAGTTTTACGAAAGAAAGGAAATCAAAGACGTGCTGGCTTACCTGCGGGCGGCGTTAAACAGAGAGGATTTATTGAGCGTCAAAAGGGCGGTCAACGTTCCGTCGCGGGGGATAGGCAAAGTTTCCTTGTTGAACAAATTTTCCGGCAAAAAACTTCCGGCGGCGATGGAGAAAAAGTTTGAGGACTTTTTCGCCCTGCTGGACTCCATTAAAGAAAACACCGGAAAAGAAAAAGCCTCGGCGGCGATAAGTTTTATCATTAAAAAATCGGGCTTGGAAGAACTTCTGGAAAATGGAGATAGTACCGACAAGGAACGGCTGGAAAACCTGAAGGAGTTGGTGAGCATCGCCACCAGATACGACAACCTGCCGGAGCCGGAGGGCGTCCAGAAATTATTGGAAGACGCTTCTTTGATGAGCGCGCAGGACGCGATAGAAAATAAAGAGGAAAAAGTGCGGCTGATGACGGCGCACGCCGCCAAAGGGCTTGAGTTTAAAAACGTTTTCATCGTCGGGTTGGAAGAGGGGTTGTTCCCACATTCCGGCATGGGCTCGCGCGACAGGGAGAGGGATGAGGAGGAAAGGAGGCTTTTTTACGTGGCGGTGACAAGAGCAAAAGAAAAACTGTTTTTGTCTTTCGCCGTTTCGCGCATGATTTACGGCGGCCGGCAGATGAATATGCCGTCCCGCTTTTTGTCCGACATCCCCGACTATTTGTACAAAATGGAGGAGTTTCGGGGCGAACCGCCGGAAGAAGTGATAAGATATGGCTGA
- a CDS encoding 16S rRNA (adenine(1518)-N(6)/adenine(1519)-N(6))-dimethyltransferase: protein MLKAKKSLGQNFLNSQKIAEEIVAAGKVSPDDTVLEVGPGKGVLTELLLQRAKKVIAVEKDEELVEFLKEKFSAEINNGRLDVISGDILAFDPMSRFNLDIGGYKIIANLPYYITSFFLRKFLSEEPQPVLMVLMIQKEVADRIIGLGKKCGKRNSSFYKTDEGGNFSRRQVSFPVKESLLSISVKTYGRPEIIRIVSKGNFIPQPKVDSAVIRISGISKEFFKDLDEKNFFETVRKGFAHKRKLLLSNLGAKKENFAACGIAEKARAEDLDLEDWKCLNTVKVSP from the coding sequence ATGCTGAAAGCTAAAAAATCACTTGGGCAGAATTTTCTCAATTCCCAAAAAATCGCCGAAGAAATAGTCGCGGCGGGGAAAGTTAGCCCCGATGATACTGTTCTGGAAGTCGGCCCAGGAAAGGGTGTTTTGACGGAGTTGCTTCTGCAAAGGGCTAAAAAAGTGATAGCGGTAGAGAAAGACGAGGAGCTTGTAGAATTTTTAAAAGAAAAATTTTCCGCTGAAATTAACAACGGGAGGCTGGATGTTATTTCAGGCGATATTTTGGCATTTGACCCAATGTCAAGGTTCAACCTTGACATTGGCGGTTATAAAATTATTGCCAACCTGCCTTATTATATTACCTCATTTTTTTTGCGAAAATTTTTGAGCGAGGAACCTCAGCCAGTTTTGATGGTCTTGATGATCCAAAAAGAGGTGGCGGATAGGATTATTGGTTTGGGAAAAAAGTGCGGGAAAAGAAACTCGTCTTTTTACAAAACTGACGAAGGAGGAAATTTTTCCAGAAGGCAAGTTTCTTTTCCCGTCAAAGAGAGCCTTCTTTCCATAAGCGTTAAAACTTACGGCCGGCCGGAGATAATAAGGATAGTTTCCAAGGGCAATTTCATTCCCCAGCCAAAAGTGGATTCGGCGGTTATCAGAATCTCCGGCATTTCCAAAGAATTTTTTAAAGATTTGGATGAGAAAAATTTTTTTGAAACGGTCAGAAAAGGCTTCGCCCACAAAAGGAAGTTGCTTTTGAGCAACCTAGGCGCGAAAAAAGAAAATTTTGCCGCCTGCGGCATAGCTGAAAAAGCGAGAGCCGAAGATTTAGACCTGGAAGACTGGAAGTGTTTAAACACTGTCAAGGTCTCGCCTTGA
- a CDS encoding YifB family Mg chelatase-like AAA ATPase — MSVKVYSAQTTGLKADIVDIEIDLAQGLHSFSIVGLPDKAVEESKDRISAAVKNSGFVSPQKKNQRVTVSLAPADLKKEGPVFDLGIALAYLLASKQINFDPEGKMFLGELALDGAIRKVKGVLALVKRAKSKGFKEVFVPEENAKEAALIEGVKIFGCEKLEDIIRHFDEENKIELKAKPATKIESGDDGFESLVDFADIKGQETAKRGLEIAAAGGHNIAMIGPAGTGKTMLAKAFACVLPPLSFEEILETTAIHSVAGVLDGDFVLRRPFRGPHHTSSYVALVGGGVYPKPGEITLSHRGVLFLDEFPEFERRVIEALRQPLEEGIVHVSRAKGTVSFPARFILVCAMNPCPCGNLDSKSKPCVCTQSALARYQRKISGPIMDRVDLWVEVPRVDHQKLSNDNISSESSGAVKKRVVAAREIQKERFRESGKKEIKILTNSEMGVKELKKFASLSDKTKTILNNAAAKLDLSARAYHRVIKISRTIADLEGAENIGENHILEAIQYRPK; from the coding sequence ATGTCAGTCAAAGTTTACTCCGCTCAGACGACGGGATTAAAAGCCGATATCGTGGACATAGAAATAGACTTGGCGCAAGGCCTGCATTCTTTTTCCATCGTCGGCTTGCCCGACAAGGCGGTGGAGGAATCCAAAGACAGGATCTCCGCGGCCGTCAAAAATTCCGGCTTCGTTTCTCCACAGAAGAAAAACCAAAGGGTGACGGTTTCTCTGGCGCCGGCCGACCTTAAAAAAGAGGGGCCGGTTTTTGATTTGGGCATCGCTCTGGCTTATCTTCTGGCCTCCAAGCAGATAAATTTTGATCCGGAAGGGAAGATGTTTCTGGGCGAGCTGGCGCTGGACGGCGCCATAAGAAAAGTCAAAGGTGTTTTGGCTTTGGTAAAACGCGCCAAAAGCAAAGGTTTTAAAGAGGTGTTTGTTCCGGAAGAAAACGCCAAAGAAGCGGCGCTAATAGAGGGTGTAAAAATTTTCGGCTGCGAAAAGTTGGAAGATATAATCCGCCATTTTGACGAAGAAAACAAAATTGAGTTAAAGGCCAAGCCGGCGACAAAAATCGAGTCAGGCGACGATGGTTTTGAAAGTTTGGTTGATTTTGCCGACATCAAAGGGCAGGAAACGGCCAAAAGAGGGTTGGAAATTGCCGCCGCCGGAGGCCACAACATCGCCATGATCGGGCCGGCCGGCACGGGCAAAACCATGCTGGCCAAAGCCTTTGCCTGCGTTTTACCGCCCTTGTCTTTTGAAGAAATTTTGGAAACGACCGCGATCCACAGCGTGGCCGGAGTTCTAGACGGCGATTTTGTTTTGCGAAGGCCGTTTCGCGGGCCGCACCATACTTCATCTTACGTCGCTTTGGTCGGCGGAGGGGTTTATCCCAAGCCGGGAGAAATTACTTTAAGCCACCGGGGAGTGCTGTTTTTGGACGAATTTCCGGAGTTTGAACGGCGGGTGATAGAAGCTTTGCGTCAGCCGCTGGAAGAAGGGATAGTTCACGTTTCCCGGGCCAAAGGGACGGTTTCCTTCCCGGCCAGATTTATTTTGGTCTGCGCCATGAACCCGTGCCCTTGCGGCAACCTTGATTCCAAATCCAAGCCTTGCGTATGCACCCAAAGCGCGCTAGCCCGATACCAGCGCAAAATATCCGGGCCGATTATGGACAGAGTTGATTTGTGGGTGGAGGTGCCGCGGGTGGATCATCAAAAACTTTCCAATGACAACATTTCCTCGGAATCTTCCGGCGCCGTCAAAAAAAGGGTCGTCGCGGCCAGAGAAATCCAGAAAGAAAGATTCAGAGAAAGCGGCAAGAAAGAGATAAAAATTTTAACCAACAGCGAGATGGGGGTTAAAGAGCTTAAGAAGTTCGCCTCGCTTTCAGACAAAACAAAGACGATTCTAAACAACGCCGCCGCCAAACTTGACCTTTCCGCCCGCGCCTATCATCGCGTCATCAAAATATCCCGCACCATCGCCGACCTGGAAGGAGCCGAAAATATCGGTGAGAATCATATCTTGGAGGCTATTCAATACCGGCCGAAGTAA
- a CDS encoding NYN domain-containing protein, which yields MSSIFNSEQYKNQRVAVFLDVQNLYHSARAIFQKRVNFKELLDMAVGQRQLVRAFAYVVRTKTGEEKSFFEALTKLGIEIRDKELQEYYGGMKKADWDVGIAVDAIKTAALVDVIVLASGDGDFAPLVEYLKNQGRRVEVAAFGKSASIKLKETADEFIDLSENPKKFLIKG from the coding sequence ATGTCCTCTATTTTTAATTCTGAACAATATAAAAATCAGCGCGTGGCTGTGTTTTTGGACGTGCAGAACTTGTATCATTCGGCCCGGGCTATTTTCCAAAAAAGAGTCAACTTCAAAGAGTTGCTGGATATGGCTGTCGGCCAGCGCCAGCTGGTGCGGGCGTTCGCTTACGTGGTGCGGACAAAAACCGGCGAGGAAAAATCTTTCTTTGAAGCGCTGACGAAACTGGGCATAGAAATCCGCGACAAAGAATTGCAGGAATATTACGGCGGAATGAAGAAGGCCGACTGGGACGTGGGTATCGCCGTGGACGCCATCAAGACGGCGGCTTTGGTGGACGTGATAGTGCTTGCCAGCGGCGACGGCGACTTCGCCCCTCTGGTGGAGTATCTTAAAAACCAAGGCAGGCGGGTGGAGGTGGCGGCTTTCGGCAAATCGGCCTCCATCAAGCTCAAAGAAACGGCCGATGAGTTCATTGATTTGAGCGAGAATCCGAAAAAGTTTTTAATTAAAGGGTAA
- a CDS encoding transposase, protein MSRKINFSPGENYHIYNRGNDKRVIFQNKADYDRFTALLYICNGTKDIKLSDYPNIKMEKLLEIKRGETLVDIGAYCLMPNHFHLLIHEKTEGGISKFMQKLLTAYTMYFNKKNERTGVLFGGLFKATHVNEDRYLKYLLSYIHLNPIKLIEPAWKETGIKNKKGADLFLKSYIYSSFLDFTVEKRKELVILNKNQFPEYFENFKEFEVFIENWLMFSNDNPTVKARP, encoded by the coding sequence ATGAGCAGAAAAATAAATTTTTCACCGGGAGAAAACTACCATATTTATAATCGTGGTAATGACAAAAGGGTAATTTTTCAAAACAAAGCAGATTATGACAGATTTACTGCTTTGTTATACATATGCAATGGAACGAAAGATATAAAATTAAGCGATTATCCGAACATCAAAATGGAAAAACTGCTAGAAATAAAAAGGGGAGAAACTCTCGTTGATATAGGAGCATATTGTTTAATGCCTAATCATTTTCATTTGCTTATACATGAAAAAACCGAGGGCGGTATAAGTAAGTTTATGCAAAAATTGCTCACTGCTTATACGATGTATTTTAATAAGAAAAACGAAAGAACAGGGGTATTATTTGGCGGATTATTTAAAGCAACCCATGTCAACGAAGACCGTTATTTAAAATATCTCCTCTCGTACATTCATTTAAACCCAATTAAGCTCATTGAGCCAGCATGGAAAGAAACAGGTATCAAAAACAAAAAAGGGGCTGATCTTTTTCTTAAATCTTACATTTATTCCAGTTTTCTGGATTTCACTGTGGAAAAAAGGAAAGAGCTTGTTATTCTTAATAAGAACCAGTTTCCTGAATACTTTGAAAATTTTAAAGAGTTCGAAGTTTTTATTGAAAATTGGCTTATGTTTTCCAACGACAACCCCACTGTCAAGGCGAGACCTTGA
- a CDS encoding type II toxin-antitoxin system mRNA interferase toxin, RelE/StbE family, producing the protein MKIIYLPRFSREYKKLPADVQDLAERKEKVFRKDPFDPKLKTHKLHGELIGFWSFSINYDYRIIFEFLNKNTVRFYSIGNHDIYE; encoded by the coding sequence ATGAAAATTATATATCTGCCGAGGTTCAGCAGGGAATACAAGAAATTACCGGCGGATGTTCAAGATTTGGCGGAAAGGAAAGAAAAAGTTTTCAGAAAAGATCCGTTTGATCCGAAACTAAAAACACATAAACTCCACGGTGAACTTATTGGATTTTGGTCTTTTTCCATAAATTATGATTATAGAATAATTTTTGAATTTTTAAACAAAAACACAGTTAGATTTTATTCAATCGGCAATCATGATATTTATGAGTAG
- a CDS encoding type II toxin-antitoxin system HicB family antitoxin, with amino-acid sequence MRKFSSKYYIIYERDEKRGFVASAPAIPGCVVYGKTIKEAYKNIRLAIKECLEVIYEFNKKFPKETVKPETVKKFSFVSIPEHAKA; translated from the coding sequence ATGAGAAAATTTTCGAGCAAATATTATATAATTTATGAACGCGATGAAAAACGCGGCTTTGTTGCTTCTGCCCCTGCTATACCGGGTTGCGTTGTTTATGGAAAAACAATAAAGGAGGCGTATAAAAACATCCGTCTGGCCATAAAGGAGTGTTTAGAGGTTATCTACGAATTTAACAAAAAATTTCCAAAAGAAACGGTAAAACCTGAGACAGTCAAAAAATTTTCATTTGTTTCAATCCCCGAACATGCCAAGGCTTAA
- a CDS encoding ribbon-helix-helix protein, CopG family encodes MRSVINISLPKSMADLVEKEVKSGKFATKSEFIRHAIRAWNTHKLAKELKEAKKEFEAGKGKVLRSLHDLR; translated from the coding sequence ATGAGAAGCGTAATAAATATTTCGTTGCCTAAAAGCATGGCGGATTTAGTGGAAAAAGAAGTTAAATCCGGCAAATTCGCCACCAAGAGCGAGTTTATAAGGCATGCGATACGAGCGTGGAACACACACAAATTAGCCAAAGAATTAAAAGAAGCCAAAAAAGAATTTGAGGCGGGGAAAGGAAAGGTATTAAGATCGTTGCACGACCTGAGATAA
- a CDS encoding type II toxin-antitoxin system HicA family toxin: MPRLKPISYEKFARKLERAGYVPIRKSKHTIYFQPTKQITIPLPHKHHGDIPKGLLHKLIKEMRISLEEFERL; encoded by the coding sequence ATGCCAAGGCTTAAGCCGATAAGTTATGAAAAGTTTGCAAGAAAACTAGAACGAGCGGGTTATGTTCCTATCAGGAAAAGCAAACACACTATTTATTTTCAACCAACAAAGCAAATAACGATCCCGTTACCGCACAAACATCACGGAGACATTCCCAAGGGCTTGCTGCATAAACTTATTAAAGAGATGAGAATTTCTTTGGAAGAGTTTGAGCGCTTGTAA
- a CDS encoding DUF192 domain-containing protein: protein MAVVKFLILILALGASSLALIGPDKQEKVASRAEKPEEVKNVRINGAAARVDLALTMEQRAKGLSGRKKLEPDKGMLFYFDKPGFYSFWMKDMNFPIDIIWIGEDLKVADITEDALPESFPKQFLPEKAAKLVLEVNAGWAKKNGVKEGMPVKIF from the coding sequence ATGGCGGTGGTTAAATTTTTGATTCTGATTTTGGCACTAGGAGCGTCTTCTTTGGCGCTGATCGGCCCGGACAAGCAGGAAAAAGTCGCCTCGCGCGCGGAAAAGCCGGAGGAGGTTAAAAATGTCCGGATTAACGGAGCGGCAGCCAGGGTTGATTTGGCTTTGACAATGGAGCAAAGGGCAAAAGGCCTTTCCGGCAGGAAAAAACTTGAGCCGGACAAAGGCATGTTGTTTTATTTTGACAAGCCTGGTTTTTATTCTTTCTGGATGAAGGATATGAACTTTCCGATTGACATAATCTGGATAGGTGAAGACTTGAAAGTGGCGGACATTACTGAAGACGCTTTGCCAGAATCGTTTCCAAAACAATTTTTGCCGGAAAAAGCGGCGAAGTTGGTGCTGGAAGTGAATGCCGGCTGGGCAAAAAAGAACGGCGTAAAAGAAGGAATGCCGGTGAAAATTTTTTAA
- a CDS encoding PH domain-containing protein, translating to MNLANNNFQKISKLWIFTDPIVLMLLLFFGAMYFLYLADKMPQGLLFFFVLLAFLITILRFLLRLLIWFNFSFSVEDGFLLVRENVLRKKERRIPYNLIENVSIEKFFLQMIFGLRSLKIFCSPKIEDFYVLNPVSAKNIKKDDFKKLFLLEATLHTQYTKCFLNIGSCGRYIIIPGLTKRGAETLKKKIETLTSTNKT from the coding sequence ATGAATCTTGCCAACAATAATTTTCAGAAGATAAGCAAATTGTGGATTTTCACCGACCCCATTGTTTTGATGCTGTTGTTGTTTTTCGGCGCAATGTATTTTCTTTATCTGGCTGACAAGATGCCTCAAGGCCTGCTTTTCTTTTTTGTTCTTCTCGCTTTTCTAATAACTATTTTAAGATTTTTGTTAAGACTTTTGATATGGTTTAATTTTTCTTTTTCTGTTGAGGACGGCTTTTTGCTTGTAAGAGAAAATGTTTTAAGAAAAAAAGAAAGAAGAATACCTTATAATTTGATTGAAAACGTGTCAATTGAAAAATTTTTCCTCCAGATGATTTTCGGTTTGCGTTCCTTAAAAATATTTTGTTCTCCCAAAATTGAAGATTTTTATGTTCTTAACCCTGTTTCTGCCAAGAATATTAAAAAAGATGATTTCAAGAAATTATTTTTACTGGAGGCCACATTGCATACCCAATATACTAAATGTTTTTTAAACATAGGTTCCTGTGGCCGATACATAATAATACCAGGTTTAACTAAACGCGGAGCCGAGACTTTAAAGAAAAAAATTGAAACGTTGACTTCAACAAACAAAACCTAA
- a CDS encoding NUDIX hydrolase, with amino-acid sequence MDPNKLFQISIKGLVFNDEGKVMLIKEKTGVWDLPGGRIEQGQNFKETLERECVEELGVKCEVLDKTPFFAWVAQNKTERWQAILCFRIKLESTDFKESDECVGHDFFDKNSLDSINLVPQTKNIKEWL; translated from the coding sequence ATGGACCCAAACAAACTGTTTCAAATTTCAATCAAAGGCCTTGTTTTTAACGATGAAGGTAAGGTTATGCTTATTAAGGAAAAAACCGGCGTGTGGGATTTGCCCGGCGGCAGGATAGAGCAGGGGCAAAATTTTAAAGAAACACTGGAAAGAGAGTGCGTTGAAGAACTTGGTGTAAAATGCGAAGTTTTAGACAAGACCCCTTTCTTTGCCTGGGTCGCGCAAAACAAAACAGAGAGGTGGCAGGCCATACTCTGTTTCAGGATTAAGCTGGAAAGTACGGACTTCAAAGAATCCGATGAGTGCGTTGGTCATGATTTTTTTGATAAGAATAGTCTTGATTCAATAAATCTCGTGCCGCAAACAAAAAATATCAAGGAATGGCTATAG